One segment of Plasmodium vivax chromosome 14, whole genome shotgun sequence DNA contains the following:
- a CDS encoding hypothetical protein, conserved (encoded by transcript PVX_123440A), translating into MSANATNAGGNPRGRGGRGSKLAKNSHIAQNAASAASSGVSSNAANSSNAANSSNVANIANSANGRNAPHGLSPPSHKAFAEGEISDAGPPATDRSDDNNSTVDNDERNTLIQVLHSYEDFQKKNMHYGKVNPYRKRESQLSKMRRSIVKLFTLSDIRLDESDSNRNVDGSTYGSSVSKRRNNANGSNFLTSRAAMWNEVEKNDDPEYDLKLESSKNKSFRDAITHQLSVLINDTINDKKGMTYIAGLMIILSVLITCISGVITLFSNSAGEKTNLNLHTTKNNYDDINKFMNYIKLGNEENNRSDFLRIYELLEEFKMSMNQSMSENMNTILNSKKENHALYELNASLENKLKELEKKLLVNTKDIDYFKIHSKREVENFKKILQENYESFQSKLKDYVKTVDTIKKDIHKKSSLINDVEKKMNKSQMDIKKDVSDRVENEKRGLLNTISELQKKIQSIESKLSSHGANSRDSLQMDSEAQGGSTKRGWTTLGWTTPEAAQAGWTPPEATQPGSTQPEVKHKDDQGEARERQIEQRIAEWNEQHAGLMQEIQKELELLKESAKKSTDFLDDVFPSFEHKILKNVENKIKYYLEMYKKDILSEITESKVIYNEEKYKAMALKQEKMQSELLKTISSQIKAQTKVIKDDLSKSLHTMVDQKQIKIDSDYPVKAAKISYDSIDMLQKKVDELYNEFILDYNQIDWALESLGARIVYKMTSSPLNRNDFIEKFLNQIASFLPSEEIYGMIKPMGKDPSIILKPSNFPGDCFSFNGSKGKITIHLPATIDVSSISIQHVHENISNNSNATPKYFSVYGVVDSNWPEHFESQDINYDDFKNSSLYSCLHSVYGNLQPREILDKWLKGNKNPGLLHLGDFYFDRKKRISTYPTKHCFPVKRIIFEFTENYGAPYTCVYRLKVHGKRCIRKFK; encoded by the exons ATGTCCGCAAACGCGACCAACGCTGGAGGCAACcccagggggaggggcggcaGAGGGAGCAAACTCGCCAAAAATAGCCACATTGCGCAGAATGCCGCCAGCGCAGCGAGCAGCGGAGTCAGCagtaacgccgctaacagtagtaacgccgctaacagcAGTAACGTCGCCAATATCGCAAATAGCGCAAATGGCCGGAACGCCCCGCACGGACTGAGCCCGCCGAGTCACAAAGCGTTCGCGGAGGGCGAAATCTCGGACGCCGGCCCCCCGGCCACAGATCGCTCGGACGACAACAACAGCACGGTCGACAATGACGAGCGAAACACGCTAATACAGGTGCTGCACAGCTATGAAGACTtccagaagaaaaatatgcactACGGGAAGGTGAACCCCTacagaaaaagggaatcCCAATTAAGCAAAATGAGAAGGTCCATAGTAAAGTTGTTTACCCTCAGTGATATTCGTCTAGACGAGAGTGACTCCAATAGGAACGTAGATGGCAGCACCTATGGCAGTAGTGTTTCTAAAAGGAGGAACAATGCAAACGGCTCGAATTTCCTAACCAGCAGAGCAGCAATGTGGAATGAAGTCGAAAAAAACGACGACCCAGAATACGATTTAAAGTTAGAAAgctcaaaaaataaatcattcCGTGATGCCATAACACATCAGTTAAGTGTCCTCATAAATGATAccataaatgataaaaaagggaTGACCTACATAGCCGGCTTGATGATCATCCTCTCCGTGTTGATTACGTGCATTTCGGGAGTGATCACCTTGTTTAGCAACTCGGCAGGAGAAAAAACTAATTTGAATTTACACACCACGAAAAATAACTATgatgatataaataaattcatgaattatataaaattgggaaatgaagaaaacaaTCGGAGTGACTTCTTACGGATTTACGAGCTGCTGGAAGAATTCAAAATGAGCATGAACCAAAGTATGAgtgaaaatatgaacaccattttgaatagcaaaaaggagaaccaCGCACTGTACGAGTTAAATGCCAGCTTGGAAAATAAGCTAAAagagttggaaaaaaaattgctcgtTAATACAAAAGATATTGACTACTTTAAAATTCATTCCAAGAGAGAggtggaaaattttaaaaaaatactgcAAGAAAATTACGAATCTTTTCAAAGCAAACTTAAGGATTACGTTAAAACGGTAGACACTATTAAGAAGGATATTCATAAGAAGAGTTCCCTCATTAATGatgtcgaaaaaaaaatgaacaaaagtCAAATGGATATCAAGAAGGACGTGTCTGATCGGGTGGAGAATGAGAAAAGGGGCCTCCTCAACACCATCAGCGAGCTGCAGAAGAAAATCCAGTCCATTGAATCGAAGCTATCATCTCATGGCGCCAATTCGCGAGACTCCCTACAGATGGATAGCGAAGCCCAGGGGGGGTCGACAAAACGGGGATGGACAACCCTCGGATGGACCACCCCCGAAGCGGCACAAGCGGGATGGACACCCCCCGAAGCGACACAGCCTGGATCTACACAACCGGAAGTGAAACACAAAGATGACCAAGGGGAGGCGCGCGAAAGACAAATCGAGCAGCGCATCGCCGAGTGGAACGAACAACACGCGGGCCTCATGCAAGAGATTCAGAAAGAACTAGAACTATTAAAAGAGAGCGCAAAAAAATCGACGGACTTTTTAGATGATGTCTTCCCCTCATTtgaacataaaatattaaaaaatgtagaaaacaaaattaagtacTACCtagaaatgtacaaaaaggaCATCTTAAGCGAAATCACCGAATCGAAAGTGATATACAATGAAGAGAAGTACAAAGCCATGGCTCTGAAGCAAGAGAAAATGCAATCTGAGCTGTTAAAAACGATTAGTAGCCAAATAAAGGCACAAACGAAAGTTATAAAAGACGATTTGAGCAAGTCCCTACACACCATGGTAGATcagaagcaaataaaaattgacaGTGACTATCCAGTTAAAGCTGCAAAAATTAGCTACGACTCCATAGACAtgctacaaaaaaaagtggacgaATTGTACAATGAATTCATCTTAGATTATAATCAAATCGATTGGGCTTTGGAATCTTTAGGAGCTAGAATCGTTTACAAAATGACAAGTTCTCCTCTCAATCGAAATGACTTCATTGAAAAGTTTCTAAATCAAATTGCTTCCTTCCTACCGTCGGAAGAAATATACGGAATGATCAAACCGATGGGGAAAGATCCGTCTATCATTTTAAAGCCTTCAAATTTCCCAGGCGATTGTTTCTCCTTCAATGGgagtaaaggaaaaataacgaTTCATTTGCCAGCCACTATTGACGTCTCATCCATTTCGATACAACACGTGCATGAAAATATTAGTAACAACTCAAATGCTACTCCCAAGTATTTCTCAGTTTACGGCGTCGTCGATTCAAATTGGCCGGAGCACTTTGAATCACAGGATATTAACTATGACGACTTTAAAAACAGCTCCCTGTACTCTTGCCTCCACTCCGTTTATGGGAATTTGCAGCCCAGGGAAATTCTGGACAAGTGGCTCAAGGGCAACAAAAACCCGGGCCTCCTGCACCTCGGCGATTTCTACTTCGACCGCAAGAAGAGGATTTCCACCTACCCGACGAAGCACTGCTTCCCGGTCAAACG gaTAATTTTTGAGTTCACCGAAAACTATGGCGCGCCTTACACATGCGTCTACAGACTGAAGGTCCATGGGAAAAGATGCATCCGGAAATTCAAGTAG
- a CDS encoding cyclophilin, putative (encoded by transcript PVX_123445A): MLNKGFTATKIIGKRCFQWWDNLNTSWKFAIGFSVLFPPLWNYNERRKAREKQVYYNKSIRDYVFFDIAIENKYVGRVLIGLYSDQVPLSVENFIQLAEGYKVKDKYIGYRNTFIHKIYPGIGLVGGNVLNDKEGLSIYGKKFPDENFDMEFVQDGDVALFNEGPHSNSSQFIITFSPMPILHKHNVVIGTVLKGMDIIRMIENVGTKLGNPMYNVKIINCGLYRSLEQDGPPFFNMMHISDKGNKNIISKKEFESLSEQQRQSLMEEIGKSEKRR, from the coding sequence ATGCTTAACAAAGGCTTCACGGCAACGAAAATAATAGGGAAGAGGTGTTTCCAGTGGTGGGATAATCTGAACACATCGTGGAAATTCGCAATCGGTTTTTCAGTTCTCTTCCCACCCCTCTGGAATTACAATGAAAGAAGAAAGGCAAGAGAAAAACAGGTGTACTACAACAAATCGATAAGAGACTACGTATTTTTTGACATAGctatagaaaataaatatgtaggAAGAGTCTTAATAGGGTTATACTCTGACCAAGTACCTCTATCagttgaaaattttattcaacTTGCAGAGGGGTACAAAGTTAAAGACAAATATATTGGATACAGAAACACCTTcattcataaaatttaccCAGGAATTGGGCTAGTAGGAGGGAATGTGTTAAACGATAAGGAAGGCCTAAGTATTTATGGCAAGAAATTCCCTGATGAAAATTTCGACATGGAATTTGTACAAGATGGTGACGTGGCGTTGTTTAATGAAGGCCCTCATAGCAACTCCTCTCAGTTTATTATAACCTTTTCCCCAATGCCAATATTACACAAGCACAATGTAGTTATTGGCACTGTCCTGAAAGGGATGGATATAATTCGGATGATTGAAAATGTGGGAACCAAGTTAGGAAATCCCATGTAtaacgtaaaaattattaactgCGGTTTGTACAGAAGCTTGGAACAGGATGgtcctccttttttcaaCATGATGCACATCTCGGACAAGggcaacaaaaatattatttccaAAAAGGAGTTTGAAAGTTTGTCTGAACAGCAGAGACAGTCCTTAATGGAAGAAATTGGCAAATCGGAAAAACGCAGATGA
- a CDS encoding 10 kDa chaperonin, putative (encoded by transcript PVX_123450A) has protein sequence MSSTVAKKFIPLMDRILISKIIPKTTTKSGLFLPESATEPSYTGKVLAVGPGRITSNGSKVPPSVKEGDVVVLPEYGGSSLKIDGEEFFVYRDDDIVGIIKDQ, from the exons atg AGTTCCACGGTAGCTAAAAAGTTTATTCCCCTGATGGACAGAATCTTGATAAGTAAAATCATTCCCAAGACTACGACGAAATCGGGCCTCTTTTTGCCTGAAAGTGCAACGGAACCGTCCTACACGGGCAAG GTTTTGGCGGTTGGCCCAGGAAGGATAACGAGCAATGGAAGCAAAGTCCCCCCTAGCGTGAAGGAAGGCGACGTGGTTGTTTTACCGGAATATGGCGGTTCTTCCCTAAAAATCGATGGGGAGGAATTTTTTGTCTACAGAGATGATGACATAGTTGGCATTATCAAAGACCAGTAG
- a CDS encoding hypothetical protein, conserved (encoded by transcript PVX_123455A), producing the protein MEGESKVKDDESKEEQTRIYKILLLTYARRLSKYQDQIKNIYFHNNIISAIKDETGDYYLSENVSSQHYFIDTLIKSNENQGFLKSIQLIESKGDKGEHKVSGEPSGEAPSGNAESSNNGSNGSNGTNGSNGSNNNAEGNNEGVNNEASGTNQTNQRTHFNNYIMDIMERFHLFLLLKILFVLFLFEASSKMYFIVSGLFILYNRGFFDLLISNFNFMSSNESIEQVLRRMSESRNLNNTLVSEHTAQMGNLDEGAHPISQQEGGIVDENNSHHLTCGLQFMHNERDAEEELDNGAVAQGEENSTDNKTNKREEASSSGLHPMNSINDEAAPVHAAWNEGDPADAEDNEFVSDLYDEFNYQLNDDNSKEAHQSGNNGSAKCGEKDKKKSFPFFKKKKIDQTTHGTELNVKSNSYEEFNSSVNLNEKGDSSYLDDVTDELFREMGAANSGDVNSVDAGNLLCAGVRRRKNVSSADQKGGNNDDLNCDSSNARNDSPSNTRNNNKMYFHDSSTTFNNLLNNSMSEFVNSDCDDSENNIDSGQSYCSNSSASKKKKDAPQSTPEEGDNNTSMNARRKPTKFEKYIYQSVVMFFMTLLPWWVPDVAYLED; encoded by the coding sequence ATGGAAGGAGAAAGCAAAGTGAAAGATGATGAGTCGAAAGAAGAACAGACGAggatttataaaattctgCTCCTAACATATGCAAGAAGACTGTCAAAATATCAGgaccaaataaaaaatatttattttcacaatAACATCATTTCAGCCATAAAGGACGAAACGGGAGATTACTACCTGAGCGAGAATGTCTCATCGCAACATTATTTTATCGACACGTTAATTAAATCAAATGAGAATCAgggatttttaaaaagcatacaGTTGATTGAGAGCAAGGGGGATAAAGGCGAACATAAAGTGAGCGGCGAGCCCAGTGGGGAAGCCCCCAGCGGAAATGCAGAAAGTAGCAATAATGGTAGCAACGGCAGTAATGGTACTAACGGCAGTAATGGCAGCAATAACAACGCTGAAGGTAACAACGAGGGGGTGAATAACGAAGCAAGTGGCACCAACCAAACGAATCAGAGGACCCACTTTAATAACTACATTATGGATATCATGGAAAGATTTCACCTATTCCTTttgttgaaaatattatttgttttatttttatttgaagcTAGCTCAAAAATGTACTTTATTGTTTCTGGCTTGTTTATCCTCTACAACAGAGGGTTTTTCGACCTCCTAATTagcaattttaattttatgtcaAGCAATGAATCTATAGAACAGGTTCTAAGGCGCATGAGCGAATCGAGGAATTTGAATAATACGCTGGTTAGCGAACACACAGCACAGATGGGGAACTTGGATGAAGGAGCCCACCCAATTAGTCAGCAAGAGGGGGGAATTGTGGACGAAAACAACAGTCACCATCTCACATGCGGTTTGCAATTTATGCACAACGAGAGAGACGCAGAAGAAGAGTTAGACAACGGAGCGGTAGCTCAGGGCGAAGAAAACAGCACCGATAATAAGACGAACAAACGGGAAGAAGCATCCTCATCTGGGTTGCACCCTATGAACTCCATTAATGATGAGGCAGCTCCCGTTCATGCTGCATGGAATGAGGGAGACCCTGCAGATGCAGAGGATAACGAATTTGTAAGCGACCTGTATGACGAATTTAATTACCAACTTAATGATGATAATTCGAAAGAGGCACACCAAAGTGGGAATAATGGCAGTGCCAAATGTGgagaaaaagataaaaaaaaaagtttccctttttttaaaaaaaaaaagatcgaTCAGACGACACACGGAACTGAATTAAACGTAAAAAGTAATTCCTATGAGGAATTCAACTCGTCCGTAAATTTAAACGAAAAGGGGGATAGCAGCTACTTGGACGACGTTACGGATGAGCTTTTTCGCGAAATGGGTGCCGCAAATAGCGGCGATGTGAATAGCGTCGACGCGGGGAATCTCCTATGCGCGGGGGTGagaagacgaaaaaatgtTAGCAGCGCTGATCAGAAGGGCGGCAACAATGATGATCTTAACTGCGACAGTAGCAATGCGCGTAATGACAGCCCAAGCAACACGCGCAATAACAACAAGATGTATTTCCACGACAGCTCCACGACATTTAACAATCTGTTAAATAACAGCATGAGTGAATTTGTCAACTCCGATTGTGACGACTCGGAGAATAATATCGACAGTGGGCAATCCTACTGCAGCAATTCTTCCGCatcgaagaagaaaaaagacgCTCCTCAGAGTACGCCAGAGGAGGGGGATAATAACACCAGCATGAACGCGAGACGGAAGCCAACGAAGttcgaaaaatatatttaccagTCGGTCGTCATGTTTTTTATGACTCTGCTGCCCTGGTGGGTGCCCGACGTTGCCTACCTGGAGGATTGA
- a CDS encoding hypothetical protein, conserved (encoded by transcript PVX_123465A) has translation MIYPFYYENFSTLERNNNPAEDANELPEGNWHKRDSLRTSGKVQGGVNEASKTDDADKTDDADKTDEADKADEAIKGTLEESHNELTSTDDAFQEFGYKYEKHEPTMFGDWAHNCRVTDF, from the coding sequence ATGATATATCCATTTTATTATGAGAATTTCTCAACCCTAGAAAGGAATAACAACCCGGCTGAGGACGCAAATGAACTCCCGGAGGGTAACTGGCATAAGCGGGATTCTTTGCGGACAAGTGGAAAGGTGCAGGGGGGTGTAAACGAAGCAAGCAAAACGGACGATGCAGACAAAACGGACGATGCAGACAAAACGGACGAAGCAGACAAGGCGGACGAAGCAATAAAGGGAACCCTGGAGGAAAGTCACAACGAGCTAACCTCGACAGATGATGCATTCCAAGAATTTGGATACAAATATGAAAAGCACGAACCAACCATGTTTGGTGATTGGGCCCACAATTGCAGAGTCACAGATTTTTAG
- a CDS encoding hypothetical protein (encoded by transcript PVX_123460A) produces MHYFRKKKNEPVNKREAFIANSKHTKQNGTLASDDVFNGMHAFEEQPNQNGKNTSHVNDPHKLDTSTNSFLDGSFKEEIGIPSNKGALTNQKQKFNNGSRFEEKKSLDHSSSEYGMESYNEDMAKEYSQKGAIPNSELNSLAQTNEQNNVSNNSEPNDSNAYNHGERTNFRDPPPYDGVRDQVMSKHVDRDLQHLRNSKMNGENKPFVGSPKYNKHNSSLLPNQGKKNDSPRSDRPANENMKAVNAHPELSANNSISLTSGDKKKTETNLSSVQRSRTLKPNGGAQEGMRHGSADRYGGSTEEAPNGEQLPYEGQHYHNANLLKQSGRVDRVISSGNDRSDNFYEGVDPNGPAGDSLNSLQLSQRYADVGESGDGQNAQNGDNFDETFLKKNNSSAKNGEFYKKLNSNVVGMEDKTGGGNFKAGVDAELGQPTRASRSHVHSSRSYAQSIHAHEELGGRLIESSGHLTESSGHLAESSGHLTESSGHLTESSGHLTESSGHLTESSGHLTESSRHPGEQLSKYNTARNSMQPQPSRLPSRKDLSKSVNAKDMSAENASARQSGHLEKSYSREHSNGREHSNGREHSNGREHSNGRDHSNGRRIEPRRSYMHVNNLQIESRRYSMTSKNSHSARSRENFEEHKNNMILSENRTVMMPENLIELKFNLNGSVSSISESTNEMHMENGSLKSESGQEHLMNTSEESADSHMRGSSQMEYRSSLAKHTRKMESKRHHEDASNSLIESQYAEDPDHLGDSQFGEPSNHLIDSQYDTHKCNDNMLGTNSSSMSLNKSQHQMSNGMGDERGNFIKPGNYTHKSQYGNVNAGIAHTESRRGLINSTHSQMKLRSVAQRSSNNLINQNKVYESSGTLGESHHSLMNSQSRHNEMGKSLTETNDTFGNSKFSRSASGSRRGHAESASSGSGNGSNGQSDADRSNGYADHPNDYADHSNNYADRSNAISEERPPQAAHSFQQNKKDTNEMNHHYDSRRSRPHLNRSEYVPKKNIPYDYKKFNTCVRDDEQKADLLQAFQKGIKTKWGANNLQVQSVNEMGKSRNGLETYEKRQPNDIIRMSENHNLKKEQSRNYFSTDGNNGNVPQLSRASRMSHAPLVHNEDVGQKVGGKMHYNELEHSFENFEKGGHTDGGDLEFSFDRENKICQDMCKDFSTSITDSQLLMSGSHNIMHHSGINTSNQFDLGMSNTSNKISNMQNNFNLDVNSNYIKRLTMNENFVNTDLQISYMENEIQNKIKDLDNFLGEDFEHKCNSVLNRIEQLLSSDFFGEP; encoded by the coding sequence atgcattattttaggaaaaaaaaaaacgagccTGTCAACAAAAGAGAGGCCTTCATAGCAAACAGTAAGCACACGAAACAAAACGGAACGCTCGCAAGTGATGATGTATTCAATGGCATGCACGCATTTGAAGAGCAACCtaaccaaaatggaaagaataCATCCCATGTGAATGACCCGCACAAATTGGACACGAGCACGAACTCTTTCCTAGATGGGAGCTTTAAGGAAGAGATAGGAATTCCCTCCAACAAAGGTGCATTAACCAATCAgaagcaaaaatttaataacgGTTCccgttttgaagaaaaaaaaagtctggACCATTCCAGCAGTGAATATGGCATGGAGAGCTACAACGAGGACATGGCAAAGGAGTACAGCCAAAAGGGAGCCATCCCAAACAGCGAACTAAACAGTTTAGcacaaacgaacgaacagaATAATGTTTCAAATAATAGCGAACCAAATGATAGCAACGCTTATAACCACGGAGAGAGAACCAATTTTAGGGACCCCCCTCCCTATGATGGTGTAAGGGACCAAGTGATGTCAAAACATGTGGACAGGGATTTGCAACATCTGCGAAACAGCAAAATGAACGGAGAAAATAAACCATTTGTAGGCAGCCCAAAGTATAACAAACATAATTCATCACTGCTGCCCAAtcaggggaagaaaaacgacTCGCCAAGAAGTGACAGACCCGCAAATGAAAACATGAAGGCAGTAAACGCACACCCTGAGTTAAGTGCAAATAATAGCATATCCCTAACCagtggggataaaaaaaaaacggagacAAATCTCAGTTCCGTCCAAAGGAGTAGGACATTGAAGCCAAATGGAGGTGCGCAGGAAGGCATGCGCCATGGCTCCGCTGACAGGTATGGGGGAAGCACAGAGGAGGCCCCAAACGGGGAGCAGCTGCCTTACGAGGGGCAGCATTATCACAACGCCAATTTGCTAAAACAAAGCGGTAGAGTGGACAGAGTAATCAGCAGTGGAAATGACAGAAGTGACAACTTCTATGAAGGGGTAGACCCAAATGGTCCGGCTGGAGATAGCCTAAATTCGCTGCAACTCTCGCAAAGGTATGCTGATGTAGGTGAATCTGGCGATGGccaaaatgcacaaaatggggacaaTTTCGATgaaacgtttttaaaaaaaaataattcctccgcaaaaaatggggagtttTACAAAAAGTTAAACAGTAATGTGGTAGGGATGGAGGACAAAACTGGTGGGGGGAATTTTAAAGCAGGTGTAGATGCTGAGTTGGGGCAGCCAACGAGGGCTAGTAGGAGCCATGTTCACTCCAGTAGGTCATACGCACAGTCAATACACGCGCATGAGGAGTTGGGCGGACGCCTAATCGAGTCGAGCGGGCACCTAACAGAGTCGAGTGGGCACCTAGCAGAGTCGAGTGGGCATCTAACAGAGTCGAGTGGGCATCTAACAGAGTCGAGTGGGCATCTAACAGAGTCGAGTGGGCATCTAACAGAATCGAGTGGGCATCTAACAGAATCGAGTAGACACCCTGGTGAGCAACTTTCCAAGTACAACACGGCGAGAAATTCCATGCAGCCGCAACCCAGCCGTCTACCCTCCAGGAAAGACTTATCCAAGTCTGTAAATGCAAAGGACATGTCGGCAGAGAATGCTTCAGCGCGGCAGAGTGGTCATCTAGAAAAGTCGTACAGCAGGGAGCACTCAAACGGCAGGGAGCACTCAAACGGCAGGGAGCACTCAAACGGTAGGGAGCACTCAAACGGTAGGGACCACTCAAACGGCAGACGCATAGAACCGAGGAGAAGCTACATGCACGTGAACAACCTGCAAATCGAATCGAGGAGATATTCCATGACGTCCAAAAATAGTCACTCCGCAAGATCGCGGGAAAATTTTGAGGagcacaaaaataatatgattCTATCTGAAAACAGGACTGTAATGATGCCTGAGAATTTAATAGAATTGAAGTTTAACCTGAACGGATCGGTGAGTAGCATTTCAGAGTCTACAAATGAGATGCACATGGAAAACGGTTCGCTCAAAAGTGAGAGCGGGCAAGAGCATTTGATGAACACCTCGGAAGAATCTGCAGATAGCCACATGAGGGGAAGTAGCCAAATGGAATACAGAAGCAGTCTAGCCAAACACACCAGAAAAATGGAATCAAAAAGACACCACGAAGATGCATCAAACAGCTTGATAGAATCGCAGTACGCAGAAGACCCAGACCACTTGGGCGACTCACAATTTGGTGAACCCTCCAACCATTTGATCGACTCGCAGTATGACACCCACAAATGTAATGACAACATGTTAGGCACTAATAGTAGCTCCATGAGCTTGAATAAGAGTCAACATCAAATGAGCAATGGTATGGGTGACGAACGTGGCAATTTTATCAAGCCGGGGAACTACACACACAAGTCGCAGTACGGCAATGTCAATGCGGGGATAGCACACACAGAGTCGAGAAGGGGTCTAATCAATTCGACACACAGTCAGATGAAATTGCGGAGTGTTGCTCAGCGGTCAAGCAATAATCTTATAAACCAAAATAAGGTTTACGAGTCGAGTGGCACTTTGGGGGAGTCTCACCACAGCCTGATGAACTCGCAAAGTCGGCATAACGAGATGGGAAAGAGTTTAACCGAGACGAACGATACGTTTGGGAATTCTAAATTTAGTCGCAGCGCGTCCGGGTCGAGGCGCGGCCACGCGGAAAGCGcgagcagcggcagcggcaACGGCAGCAATGGACAGAGCGACGCGGACCGTTCGAACGGGTATGCAGACCATCCGAATGACTACGCCGACCATTCGAATAACTACGCCGATCGCTCGAATGCCATCTCGGAGGAGAGACCACCTCAAGCGGCCCACTCATTtcaacaaaacaaaaaagatacaAACGAAATGAACCACCACTATGATAGCAGACGAAGCAGGCCCCACTTGAACAGAAGTGAATATGTGCCGAAGAAAAACATCCcatatgattataaaaaattcaataCGTGTGTGCGCGACGATGAGCAGAAGGCTGACTTGTTGCAAGCGTTCCAAAAGGGTATTAAAACCAAGTGGGGCGCGAACAATCTACAAGTCCAAAGTGTAaacgaaatggggaaatcaCGAAACGGTTTGGAAACATATGAAAAGAGACAGCCAAATGACATCATTCGTATGTCTGAAAatcacaatttaaaaaaagaacaaagtaGGAATTATTTCTCCACAGATGGCAACAATGGCAATGTGCCGCAATTATCCCGTGCGTCTCGAATGTCACATGCACCTCTCGTGCATAATGAAGATGTTGGCCAAAAAGTTGGCGGTAAAATGCACTACAACGAATTAGAGCACAGTTTTGAAAACttcgaaaaggggggacacACGGACGGTGGCGATCTGGAGTTCTCCTTCGAtcgggaaaataaaatctgCCAAGATATGTGCAAGGACTTCTCAACCTCCATCACGGATTCGCAACTTTTGATGAGCGGCTCTCATAACATTATGCACCACTCGGGTATAAATACGTCTAACCAATTTGATTTAGGGATGTCCAATACGTCAAACAAAATTTCCAACATGCAAAATAACTTCAATTTGGATGTCAACTCGAATTATATAAAACGGCTGACCATGAACGAAAATTTCGTCAACACAGATTTGCAGATCTCCTACatggaaaatgaaattcaaaataaaataaaagaccTTGACAACTTTCTGGGGGAGGATTTCGAGCACAAGTGCAACTCTGTCCTCAACCGAATTGAGCAGCTGCTTTCCTCCGACTTTTTCGGCGAGCCGTAG